A genomic stretch from Aminobacter aminovorans includes:
- a CDS encoding MarR family transcriptional regulator, whose amino-acid sequence MSRHLDENNGELAGDGLQDGIDARRAQWAKELPHLDTRGMAILGRARWITLAARPKIEAIFASYGLDTGEADVLFTLLRSGTPYRLRPTELYKSMMISSGGVTNRIAKLLKAGLVRQVASDGDGRSLPVELTEEGLARAREAFEADMAVETLMLESLTWDEQAQLARLLRKLALSLGSTAAPE is encoded by the coding sequence GTGTCAAGACATCTCGACGAAAATAATGGGGAGTTGGCCGGCGACGGCCTGCAGGACGGCATCGACGCGCGCCGGGCGCAATGGGCCAAGGAACTGCCCCATCTCGACACGCGCGGCATGGCGATCCTGGGTCGCGCCCGCTGGATCACGCTCGCTGCCCGCCCCAAGATCGAAGCGATCTTCGCCTCCTACGGGCTCGACACCGGCGAGGCCGACGTGCTGTTCACGCTGCTGCGCTCGGGCACCCCCTATCGGCTGCGCCCGACCGAGCTCTACAAGTCGATGATGATCTCGTCGGGCGGCGTCACCAACCGCATCGCCAAGCTGCTCAAGGCGGGCCTCGTCAGGCAGGTCGCCTCCGACGGCGACGGCCGCAGCCTGCCGGTCGAACTGACCGAAGAAGGCCTTGCTCGCGCCCGCGAGGCGTTCGAGGCAGACATGGCGGTCGAGACGCTGATGCTCGAAAGCCTGACCTGGGACGAGCAGGCGCAACTGGCCAGACTGTTGCGCAAACTGGCGCTATCCCTCGGCAGCACCGCCGCACCAGAGTGA